A stretch of Nonomuraea africana DNA encodes these proteins:
- a CDS encoding crotonase/enoyl-CoA hydratase family protein yields MSAEEVLIEESDGVAVITINRPSARNAVNGAVARGIAAALDSLDSRTDVSAYVLTGAGGTFSAGMDLKAFLAGDFPVIEGRGFGGIAEAPPKKPLIAAVEGYALAGGFELALSCDLIVASAESKFGLPEPKRGLVAGAGGIMRLPRRIPYHVAMEIALTGDHYPASRLYELGLVNRITEPGEALAGALELARRIAANAPLALAATKKVIIESADWSIEEMFRKQGPIINPVFGSKDAMEGAAAFAEKRAPQWRGE; encoded by the coding sequence GTGTCCGCAGAAGAGGTTCTGATCGAGGAGTCCGACGGCGTCGCGGTGATCACGATCAACCGCCCGTCGGCTCGCAACGCCGTGAACGGCGCCGTCGCGCGAGGGATCGCCGCGGCGCTGGACTCCCTGGACTCCCGCACCGATGTCTCGGCCTACGTCCTGACCGGCGCGGGAGGCACGTTCTCCGCGGGCATGGACCTGAAGGCCTTCCTGGCCGGCGACTTCCCCGTCATCGAGGGCAGGGGCTTCGGCGGCATCGCGGAGGCGCCGCCCAAGAAGCCGCTGATCGCGGCGGTGGAGGGCTACGCCCTCGCGGGCGGCTTCGAACTGGCGCTGTCGTGCGACCTGATCGTGGCGTCGGCGGAGTCGAAGTTCGGCCTTCCCGAGCCCAAGCGCGGCCTGGTGGCGGGCGCGGGCGGCATCATGCGCCTGCCGCGCAGGATCCCGTACCACGTGGCCATGGAGATCGCCCTGACCGGTGACCACTACCCGGCCTCCAGGCTGTACGAGCTGGGTCTGGTCAATCGGATCACCGAACCCGGCGAGGCGCTCGCCGGCGCGCTCGAACTGGCGCGCAGGATCGCGGCGAACGCCCCGCTGGCGCTCGCGGCGACCAAGAAGGTGATCATCGAGTCGGCCGACTGGTCGATCGAGGAGATGTTCAGGAAGCAGGGGCCGATCATCAACCCGGTCTTCGGCTCCAAGGACGCGATGGAGGGCGCGGCGGCCTTCGCCGAGAAGCGCGCTCCCCAGTGGCGGGGCGAGTAG
- a CDS encoding rhomboid family intramembrane serine protease gives MSSPYESVKRGAGGLLQGALGALLLVGGMVVAMWAVEVFDYVTPGDLDAELGIISWSPDGLIGILFAPFLHANFEHLMANSLPLLVLGFLAAFRGIGKFLWATLIIMVVGGVGTWFATLPGIATVGASGLVFGYFGFVVARGLFDRRALDILVGLGVAVAYYSLIWGLLPTQEGISWQGHLFGLIGGVVAAWVLRRKRLATPTYPAY, from the coding sequence ATGAGTTCCCCCTACGAGTCGGTCAAGCGTGGCGCGGGCGGCCTGCTGCAGGGTGCGCTCGGCGCGCTGCTCCTGGTGGGGGGCATGGTGGTGGCCATGTGGGCCGTCGAGGTCTTCGACTACGTCACCCCTGGCGACCTCGACGCCGAGCTCGGCATCATCTCCTGGTCGCCCGACGGGCTGATCGGAATCCTCTTCGCGCCCTTCCTGCACGCCAACTTCGAACACCTGATGGCCAACTCGCTGCCGCTGCTCGTCCTCGGCTTCCTCGCCGCCTTCCGCGGAATCGGCAAGTTCCTGTGGGCGACCTTGATCATCATGGTGGTCGGCGGCGTCGGCACCTGGTTCGCCACGCTTCCCGGCATCGCCACCGTGGGCGCGAGCGGCCTCGTCTTCGGCTACTTCGGCTTCGTGGTGGCGCGCGGCCTGTTCGACCGGCGCGCGCTCGACATCCTGGTGGGTCTCGGGGTGGCCGTGGCCTACTACTCGCTGATCTGGGGCCTGCTGCCCACCCAGGAGGGCATCTCGTGGCAGGGCCACCTGTTCGGTCTCATCGGCGGTGTGGTGGCCGCGTGGGTGCTACGCCGTAAGCGGCTGGCCACGCCGACGTACCCGGCCTACTGA
- a CDS encoding TIGR00645 family protein has protein sequence MTSTLEERAVRRRGLGYVMFASRWLQAPLYLGLIVAQGVYVWQFMVELWHLIQTVFTGHVSEATIKAFGGTGSLPGPEVIVMLAVLGLIDVVMISNLLIMVIVGGYETFVSRIDLKDHPDEPEWLSHVNANVLKVKLGTAIIGISSVHLLQTFIRARETPTQAMLWQTLIHLAFVASAIGLAFIDRLLSSSPAERTHAPAVH, from the coding sequence GTGACGTCCACCTTGGAGGAGCGTGCGGTACGCCGGCGGGGGCTCGGGTACGTGATGTTCGCCAGCCGGTGGCTGCAGGCGCCGCTGTACCTGGGGCTGATCGTGGCCCAGGGCGTCTACGTGTGGCAGTTCATGGTCGAGCTGTGGCACCTGATCCAGACGGTCTTCACCGGGCACGTGAGCGAGGCGACGATCAAGGCCTTCGGCGGCACCGGCTCCCTGCCGGGGCCCGAGGTGATCGTCATGCTGGCGGTGCTCGGGCTCATCGACGTCGTGATGATCTCCAACCTGCTGATCATGGTGATCGTCGGCGGCTACGAGACCTTCGTCTCGCGCATCGACCTCAAGGACCACCCCGACGAGCCCGAGTGGCTCTCGCATGTCAACGCCAACGTGCTCAAGGTGAAGCTGGGCACCGCGATCATCGGCATCTCCTCGGTGCACCTGCTGCAGACCTTCATCAGGGCCAGGGAGACGCCGACGCAGGCGATGCTGTGGCAGACGCTCATCCATCTGGCCTTCGTGGCGTCCGCGATCGGCCTGGCCTTCATCGACAGGCTGCTGTCGTCGTCACCCGCCGAGCGCACCCACGCGCCCGCCGTCCACTGA
- a CDS encoding BlaI/MecI/CopY family transcriptional regulator, whose amino-acid sequence MANLGSLERAIMDVLWDSGRPLLVRELLAALNEGSDRPLAYTTVQTVAERLLRKGLLTRRPYRNAFRYSAARTRDEHVTQLMLEALAASTDRVPVLARFAQSVELEDALALLDELTRRAKDG is encoded by the coding sequence GTGGCAAACCTCGGGTCCCTGGAACGCGCGATCATGGACGTCCTCTGGGATTCCGGCCGCCCCCTGCTCGTGCGCGAGCTGCTCGCCGCGCTCAACGAGGGTTCCGACCGGCCGCTGGCGTACACGACCGTGCAGACGGTGGCCGAGCGGCTGCTGCGCAAGGGGCTGCTGACCCGCAGGCCGTACCGCAACGCCTTCCGCTACTCGGCGGCCCGCACACGAGACGAGCACGTCACCCAGCTGATGCTCGAGGCGCTCGCCGCCAGCACCGACAGAGTGCCGGTGCTGGCCAGGTTCGCGCAGAGCGTCGAGCTGGAGGACGCGCTCGCGTTGCTCGACGAGCTGACCCGCCGGGCGAAGGACGGCTAG
- the serC gene encoding phosphoserine transaminase translates to MADIVIPADIKPADGRFGCGPSKVRPEQLSALASSGASVMGTSHRQKPVKNLVGRVRSGLADLFSLPEGYQVVLGNGGTTAFWDIAAFGLVREKSQHLSFGEFSSKFGAVVSKAPWLADPTIIKSEVGTHPAAVAEEGVDVYALTHNETSTGVAMPIRRVGGDDALVLVDATSGAGGLPVDIAETDVYYFAPQKSFASDGGLWIAIMSPRALARVEEIAASGRYVPEFFSLPIAIDNSGKDQTYNTPSVATLFLLADQLDWMNGNGGLAWTTARTADSSQRLYTWAEKSSFATPFAAPEFRSQVVGTIDFTDAVDAAAVAKVLRANGIVDTEPYRKLGRNQLRIAMFPAIEPSDVEALTTCVDYVVERL, encoded by the coding sequence GTGGCTGACATCGTGATTCCCGCTGACATCAAGCCCGCCGACGGCCGCTTCGGCTGCGGGCCCTCGAAGGTCCGACCCGAGCAGCTGTCCGCGCTCGCCTCCTCAGGAGCGAGCGTGATGGGCACCTCCCATCGACAGAAGCCGGTCAAGAACCTGGTCGGCAGGGTCCGCTCCGGTCTCGCCGACCTGTTCTCGCTGCCCGAGGGCTACCAGGTCGTGCTCGGCAACGGCGGCACCACCGCGTTCTGGGACATCGCCGCCTTCGGGCTGGTGCGCGAGAAGTCGCAGCACCTGTCCTTCGGCGAGTTCTCGTCCAAGTTCGGCGCGGTCGTCAGCAAGGCGCCGTGGCTGGCCGACCCGACGATCATCAAGTCGGAGGTCGGCACCCACCCGGCGGCCGTGGCAGAGGAGGGCGTCGATGTCTACGCCCTCACCCACAACGAGACCTCGACCGGCGTCGCGATGCCGATCAGGCGGGTGGGCGGCGACGACGCGCTCGTCCTGGTCGACGCCACCTCGGGCGCCGGCGGCCTGCCCGTCGACATCGCCGAGACCGACGTCTACTACTTCGCCCCGCAGAAGAGCTTCGCCTCCGACGGCGGCCTGTGGATCGCGATCATGTCGCCGCGCGCGCTGGCCCGCGTCGAGGAGATCGCCGCGTCGGGCCGCTACGTGCCCGAGTTCTTCAGCCTGCCGATCGCGATCGACAACTCGGGCAAGGACCAGACCTACAACACCCCGTCGGTGGCGACGCTGTTCCTGCTGGCCGACCAGCTCGACTGGATGAACGGCAACGGCGGCCTCGCGTGGACCACCGCGCGCACCGCCGACTCCTCGCAGCGCCTCTACACCTGGGCCGAGAAGTCCTCGTTCGCCACGCCGTTCGCCGCCCCCGAGTTCCGCTCGCAGGTCGTCGGCACGATCGACTTCACCGACGCCGTCGACGCCGCCGCGGTGGCCAAGGTGCTGCGCGCCAACGGCATCGTCGACACCGAGCCCTACCGCAAGCTCGGCCGCAACCAGCTGCGCATCGCGATGTTCCCGGCGATCGAGCCCTCCGACGTCGAGGCGCTGACCACCTGCGTCGACTACGTGGTCGAGCGCCTCTAG
- a CDS encoding citrate synthase 2 — protein sequence MSDFKPGLEGVVAFETEIAEPDKEGGALRYRGVDIEDLVGRVPFGHVWGLLVDNKFQPGLPPAEPYPIPVHSGDIRVDVQSALAMLAPAYGFKALLDIDDAQARDDLARASVMALSFVAQSARGLGLPMVPQSRVDEAQSITERFMVRWRGEPDPKHVKAIDAYWTSAAEHGMNASTFTARVIASTGADVAAALSGAVGAMSGPLHGGAPARVLHMIEGVEKLGDAKKYVQSELDAGNRLMGFGHRVYRAEDPRARVLRRTAKELDAPRYEVAAALEKAALEELHARKPDRVLATNVEYWAAVVLDFAEVPSHMFTSMFTCARTAGWAAHILEQKRTGRLVRPSANYVGPATRPLSDVPGADEVVGTI from the coding sequence ATGTCCGACTTCAAACCCGGCCTCGAAGGCGTTGTGGCTTTCGAGACCGAGATCGCCGAACCGGACAAAGAGGGGGGCGCCCTTCGCTACCGGGGCGTCGACATCGAAGATCTGGTCGGCCGTGTCCCCTTCGGGCACGTCTGGGGTCTGCTCGTCGACAACAAGTTCCAGCCCGGTCTCCCGCCGGCTGAGCCGTACCCCATCCCTGTCCACTCCGGTGACATCCGCGTGGACGTGCAGAGCGCGCTGGCCATGCTGGCTCCGGCCTACGGCTTCAAGGCTCTGCTCGACATCGACGACGCGCAGGCTCGTGACGACCTCGCGCGCGCGTCGGTGATGGCCCTGTCGTTCGTGGCCCAGTCGGCGCGTGGCCTCGGCCTGCCGATGGTGCCGCAGAGCAGGGTCGACGAGGCCCAGTCCATCACCGAGCGGTTCATGGTCCGCTGGCGCGGCGAGCCCGACCCCAAGCACGTCAAGGCCATCGACGCCTACTGGACCTCCGCCGCCGAGCACGGCATGAACGCCTCCACGTTCACCGCCCGTGTCATCGCCTCCACCGGCGCCGACGTGGCCGCCGCGCTGTCCGGCGCGGTCGGTGCGATGTCGGGCCCGCTGCACGGTGGCGCTCCCGCCCGCGTGCTGCACATGATCGAGGGTGTCGAGAAGCTCGGCGACGCCAAGAAGTACGTCCAGAGCGAGCTCGACGCCGGCAACCGCCTCATGGGGTTCGGTCACCGCGTCTACCGCGCCGAGGACCCGCGCGCCCGCGTGCTGCGCCGCACCGCCAAGGAGCTCGACGCTCCCCGGTACGAGGTGGCCGCAGCGCTGGAGAAGGCCGCTCTCGAGGAGCTGCACGCGCGCAAGCCCGACCGGGTGCTGGCCACCAACGTGGAGTACTGGGCCGCCGTGGTCCTCGACTTCGCCGAGGTTCCCTCCCACATGTTCACCTCGATGTTCACCTGCGCCCGCACGGCCGGCTGGGCCGCGCACATCCTGGAGCAGAAGCGCACGGGCAGGCTGGTCCGCCCCAGCGCGAACTACGTGGGCCCCGCCACGCGTCCGCTGAGCGACGTTCCGGGCGCCGACGAGGTCGTCGGCACCATCTGA
- the pdxH gene encoding pyridoxamine 5'-phosphate oxidase, with product MDATSLAGLRRTYEGKPLLETDVAADPITQFTRWFQEAVEAGLPEPNAMVVATASAGGRPSARTVLLKGYDQHGFVFFTNYESRKGRDLAENARASLLFPWHPIRRQVRVEGGVVRLSHEESAAYFNSRPYGSRIAAWASRQSAVVRSREELDARYAELAARWPENPPVPDFWGGFRVLPTEVEFWQGQLERMHDRLRYRRVHPGWVLERLAP from the coding sequence GTGGATGCCACATCGCTGGCGGGGCTCCGCCGTACCTATGAGGGCAAGCCGTTGCTCGAAACCGACGTCGCGGCCGATCCGATCACGCAATTCACCCGGTGGTTCCAGGAGGCGGTGGAGGCAGGACTGCCCGAACCGAACGCCATGGTGGTCGCCACCGCGTCGGCGGGCGGCCGGCCGAGCGCGCGCACCGTGCTGCTCAAGGGCTACGACCAGCACGGCTTCGTCTTCTTCACCAACTACGAGTCGCGCAAGGGCCGTGACCTCGCCGAGAACGCCCGTGCCTCGCTGCTGTTCCCCTGGCATCCGATCCGCCGCCAGGTCCGCGTCGAGGGCGGCGTGGTCCGGCTGTCGCACGAGGAGTCCGCCGCCTACTTCAACTCCAGGCCGTACGGCTCCCGCATCGCCGCCTGGGCCTCGCGCCAGTCCGCCGTCGTGCGATCGAGGGAGGAGCTCGACGCCCGTTACGCCGAGCTGGCCGCCCGGTGGCCCGAGAACCCGCCGGTCCCCGACTTCTGGGGCGGTTTCCGCGTGCTGCCCACGGAGGTGGAGTTCTGGCAGGGCCAGCTGGAGCGCATGCACGACAGGCTGCGCTACCGGCGTGTTCACCCTGGTTGGGTCCTGGAGAGACTTGCCCCCTAA
- a CDS encoding MFS transporter gives MALGDFVVDTRPLRVAAYRRLWTGQAVSHVGLGMTVVAVSQQVWDLTHSSFWVGMLGLANLIPLVVFGLWGGAVADAMDRRKLLVVGCVVAWAGTIILLGQALVGLGNVHVLLAAVALGAAGFAISSSTRGAIIPRLLTPELVPAANALNSLVFSIGAVFGPMLGGVVLANGGFGAAYAVDAVLFTASLYAALRLPALQPLGEVVRPGAKAVLEGLRFIMGSPVLLMSFVVDIIAMVFALPRALFPELVAERFGGSMTALGWLVSSMAIGSVAGALFSGWVGRVRRQGVALVVVIAIWGLAVAAAGMAHELWLVVAFMAVGGVADVVSSVWRQSILQLYAPDEMRGRMQGVFMVVVAGGPRLGDLRAGATATAVGMSGAWVGGGLACAVAVLLVGLAVPAFRNYRSGGRA, from the coding sequence ATGGCTTTGGGGGATTTCGTTGTCGACACGCGGCCGCTGCGCGTAGCCGCCTACCGGCGCCTGTGGACCGGACAGGCCGTCTCGCACGTGGGCCTCGGAATGACCGTGGTAGCGGTCAGCCAGCAGGTATGGGACCTCACCCACTCCTCCTTCTGGGTCGGCATGCTGGGGCTGGCCAACCTGATCCCGCTGGTGGTCTTCGGGCTGTGGGGCGGCGCGGTCGCCGACGCCATGGACCGGCGCAAACTGCTGGTCGTCGGCTGCGTGGTCGCGTGGGCGGGCACGATCATTCTCCTGGGCCAGGCGCTCGTCGGGCTCGGCAACGTCCACGTCCTCCTCGCCGCCGTCGCGCTGGGCGCGGCGGGTTTCGCGATCAGCTCCTCCACCAGAGGCGCGATCATCCCCAGGCTGCTCACCCCCGAACTAGTGCCCGCCGCCAACGCGCTCAACTCGCTGGTCTTCAGCATCGGCGCGGTCTTCGGCCCGATGCTCGGCGGCGTCGTGCTCGCCAACGGCGGGTTCGGCGCCGCCTACGCCGTCGACGCGGTGCTGTTCACCGCGAGCCTCTACGCCGCGCTCCGGCTGCCCGCGCTCCAGCCGCTCGGCGAGGTGGTCCGTCCTGGAGCGAAGGCCGTGCTGGAGGGGCTGCGCTTCATCATGGGCAGTCCTGTCCTGCTCATGTCGTTCGTCGTTGACATCATCGCGATGGTCTTCGCGCTGCCGAGGGCGCTCTTCCCTGAACTGGTCGCCGAGCGCTTCGGCGGCTCGATGACGGCTCTGGGCTGGCTGGTCTCCTCCATGGCGATCGGCTCGGTGGCGGGCGCGCTGTTCTCCGGCTGGGTCGGCAGGGTCAGGCGGCAGGGCGTCGCCCTCGTGGTCGTCATCGCGATCTGGGGCCTGGCGGTGGCCGCCGCCGGAATGGCGCACGAGCTGTGGCTCGTGGTCGCGTTCATGGCCGTCGGCGGCGTGGCCGACGTGGTCTCCTCCGTCTGGCGGCAGTCGATCCTGCAGCTGTACGCGCCCGACGAGATGCGCGGGCGGATGCAGGGCGTCTTCATGGTGGTGGTCGCGGGCGGGCCGCGCCTCGGCGACCTGCGTGCCGGAGCCACCGCCACGGCCGTCGGGATGTCGGGCGCGTGGGTGGGCGGCGGGCTCGCCTGCGCCGTCGCCGTCCTCCTGGTCGGGCTCGCCGTACCGGCTTTCAGGAACTACAGGAGCGGCGGGCGAGCTTGA
- a CDS encoding UdgX family uracil-DNA binding protein (This protein belongs to the uracil DNA glycosylase superfamily, members of which act in excision repair of DNA. However, it belongs more specifically to UdgX branch, whose founding member was found to bind uracil in DNA (where it does not belong), without cleaving it, appears to promote DNA repair by a pathway involving RecA, rather than base excision.), whose protein sequence is MALDGNTGAARFLPERLTLPELRRAAAHCEGCDLYRDATQTVFGEGPPDARFLIVGEQPGDQEDRKGAPFVGPAGRILDKGLEEAGINREEVYVTNAVKHFSFTLKGKRRIHQKPTVAEIEACQPWLNAELALLKPEMVVVLGATAARALLGAAFRVTQRRGEVLELGEALAVATIHPSAILRAPDRDETYQGFLSDLKLARRSCSS, encoded by the coding sequence ATGGCATTGGACGGAAACACCGGAGCGGCTCGGTTCCTTCCCGAGCGGCTCACCCTGCCCGAGCTGCGGCGCGCCGCGGCTCACTGCGAGGGTTGCGATCTCTATCGCGACGCAACCCAGACCGTGTTCGGCGAGGGCCCGCCTGACGCCCGCTTCCTGATCGTCGGGGAGCAGCCCGGCGACCAGGAGGACCGCAAGGGCGCCCCGTTCGTGGGGCCCGCCGGCCGCATCCTGGACAAGGGGCTCGAGGAGGCCGGCATCAACAGGGAGGAGGTCTACGTCACCAACGCGGTGAAGCACTTCTCCTTCACGCTCAAGGGCAAGCGCAGGATCCACCAGAAGCCGACCGTCGCCGAGATCGAGGCCTGCCAGCCGTGGCTGAACGCCGAGCTCGCCCTGCTGAAGCCGGAGATGGTCGTGGTGCTCGGGGCGACGGCGGCGCGCGCCCTGCTGGGCGCGGCCTTCAGGGTCACCCAGCGCCGCGGCGAGGTGCTGGAGCTGGGCGAGGCGCTGGCCGTGGCGACCATCCACCCGTCGGCGATCCTGCGCGCCCCCGACCGCGACGAGACCTATCAGGGGTTCCTGTCCGACCTCAAGCTCGCCCGCCGCTCCTGTAGTTCCTGA
- a CDS encoding metal-dependent transcriptional regulator, translating to MTAHGLIDTTEMYLRTIYELEEEGIVPLRARIAERLQQSGPTVSQTVARMERDGLVRVEGDRHLAMTDLGRTLATRVMRKHRLAECLLTQVIGLPWEEVHNEACRWEHVMSESVEERLVKLLDNPTVDPHGNPIPGLEELGAQGPQGDAWQTLPCMADLAGPRDVPVVVRRISEQVQSDPAVMLKLKQVGIQPGREVTLAASDDGVRVTGDNDATETPAELPREIAAHVFVSKR from the coding sequence TTGACCGCACACGGCTTGATCGACACGACGGAGATGTACCTCCGTACGATCTACGAACTCGAGGAAGAGGGGATCGTTCCCCTTCGTGCGCGCATCGCGGAGCGGCTCCAGCAGAGTGGTCCCACCGTCAGCCAGACCGTGGCGCGCATGGAGCGCGACGGGCTGGTCAGGGTGGAGGGCGACCGCCATCTGGCGATGACCGATCTCGGCCGCACCCTCGCCACGCGCGTCATGCGCAAACATCGCCTCGCCGAATGCCTGCTGACCCAGGTCATCGGCCTGCCGTGGGAGGAGGTGCACAACGAGGCCTGCCGCTGGGAGCACGTGATGTCGGAGTCGGTGGAGGAGCGGCTGGTGAAGCTGCTCGACAACCCGACCGTCGATCCCCATGGCAACCCCATCCCAGGTCTTGAGGAGCTCGGCGCGCAGGGGCCACAGGGTGACGCGTGGCAGACCCTCCCGTGCATGGCTGACCTCGCAGGACCCAGAGATGTACCCGTTGTCGTGCGTCGAATTAGCGAACAAGTGCAAAGCGATCCCGCTGTGATGCTTAAACTCAAGCAAGTTGGGATACAACCCGGACGCGAGGTGACGCTCGCGGCGAGCGACGACGGTGTGCGGGTGACAGGTGATAACGACGCGACAGAAACTCCCGCGGAGCTCCCGCGTGAGATCGCCGCGCACGTATTCGTCTCCAAGCGCTGA
- a CDS encoding ATP-binding SpoIIE family protein phosphatase produces the protein MKRWGDLSQEAVDFLSASAVLDHAEMAVVVTDRFSNLLYWNPFAEKLFGRQGKGSVREGSVLSLGIMEKDHPLAVELAKHVLKGGVWEGTFDVKRGDGTMIYVRAQAVPLRHDSGSVTGIVITAREAMRSNEREKDRFGLLERIGERLAGSLYVEETLKRVAEMLVPQFADHCFIELMEGERLVRRVSQHVQGWSPPPDTWKPVGAEIRYPAGHYADTAMRRQETILVEDFSSSNFPSPHEGSARLCGEIGMTSAVVAPLSVRGETLGLMYLGLSNLTDRRSPHYDAFDRDFVGAIATRVALAVDNALLFEEERHTAESFQKHLLPRALPALDGLDIAVRYYPAAPLASHGQGIQTQVGGDWYDVIPLSAGRVGIVIGDVEGRGAKAAAIMGQLRAALRAFAQDDKPPADILARLDEWTRIIATPEQDESGADISVPPIVTCQYLVYDAWSRQLSFANAGHAPPLLLHDGQCLEMSIEEVGQPLGVRAKGMHADLVYKEETRTLPPGAALVLYTDGLVDRRPSRDFGGRMPSDEETLAILQEKLAACTKENVERIADTATRAVPGEIDDDMAILVLRASPADLDVEERTFPAQPIMVGEARRMAGEAFAGWNVPDERAELACLLVSEVVTNVVLHAATASIPRRELVVEGPPLPFEESWDVPGFEEELVGDKEFTLRLRRGEESVWVEVFDQDLRLPRIRSAGENDEGGRGLYLVDQLAKRWGSRPTKEGKAVWFEIPTRSR, from the coding sequence ATGAAGCGTTGGGGGGATTTGTCTCAGGAAGCGGTCGATTTCTTGTCGGCGTCGGCGGTTCTCGACCACGCGGAGATGGCCGTCGTGGTGACGGATCGCTTCAGCAACCTCCTGTACTGGAACCCGTTCGCCGAGAAGCTGTTCGGGCGCCAGGGCAAGGGCTCGGTGCGGGAGGGCTCCGTCCTCTCGCTCGGGATCATGGAGAAGGACCACCCGCTCGCCGTCGAGCTGGCCAAGCATGTGCTCAAGGGCGGCGTGTGGGAGGGCACCTTCGACGTCAAGCGCGGCGACGGCACCATGATCTACGTCAGGGCCCAGGCCGTGCCGCTGCGCCACGACTCGGGGTCGGTGACGGGCATCGTCATCACCGCCCGCGAGGCCATGCGCAGCAACGAGCGCGAGAAGGACCGCTTCGGCCTGCTCGAACGCATCGGTGAGCGGCTGGCGGGCTCCCTCTACGTCGAGGAGACGCTCAAGCGGGTCGCCGAGATGCTGGTGCCGCAGTTCGCCGACCACTGCTTCATCGAGCTGATGGAGGGCGAGCGGCTCGTGCGCAGGGTCTCCCAGCACGTGCAGGGCTGGAGCCCGCCGCCCGACACGTGGAAGCCGGTGGGCGCCGAGATCCGCTACCCGGCGGGCCACTACGCCGACACCGCGATGCGCCGCCAGGAGACGATCCTGGTGGAAGACTTCTCCTCCAGTAACTTCCCGAGCCCCCACGAGGGCAGCGCCCGCCTGTGCGGCGAGATCGGCATGACCTCCGCGGTGGTCGCGCCGCTGAGCGTGCGCGGCGAGACTCTCGGCCTGATGTACCTCGGCCTGTCCAACCTCACCGACCGGCGCAGCCCCCACTACGACGCCTTCGACCGCGACTTCGTCGGCGCCATCGCCACCCGCGTCGCGCTCGCCGTCGACAACGCGCTGCTGTTCGAGGAGGAGCGGCACACCGCCGAGTCCTTCCAGAAGCACCTGCTGCCGCGGGCGCTGCCCGCGCTCGACGGCCTCGACATCGCGGTCCGCTACTACCCCGCGGCCCCGCTGGCCTCCCACGGCCAGGGCATCCAGACCCAGGTCGGCGGCGACTGGTACGACGTGATCCCGCTGTCGGCGGGCCGGGTCGGCATCGTGATCGGCGACGTCGAGGGCCGCGGCGCCAAGGCGGCGGCCATCATGGGGCAGCTGCGCGCCGCCCTGCGCGCCTTCGCCCAGGACGACAAGCCGCCCGCCGACATCCTGGCCAGGCTCGACGAGTGGACGCGCATCATCGCCACGCCCGAGCAGGACGAGTCGGGCGCCGACATCAGCGTGCCGCCCATCGTCACCTGCCAGTACCTCGTCTACGACGCCTGGTCGCGCCAGCTGTCCTTCGCCAACGCCGGGCACGCGCCGCCGCTGCTGCTGCACGACGGCCAGTGCCTGGAGATGAGCATCGAGGAGGTCGGCCAGCCTCTCGGCGTCCGCGCCAAGGGCATGCACGCCGACCTGGTCTACAAGGAGGAGACCCGCACGCTGCCGCCGGGCGCCGCGCTGGTCCTCTACACCGACGGTCTCGTCGACCGGCGGCCGAGCCGCGACTTCGGCGGCAGGATGCCCTCCGACGAGGAGACGCTGGCCATCCTGCAGGAGAAGCTGGCCGCCTGCACCAAGGAGAACGTCGAGCGCATCGCCGACACCGCCACCCGCGCGGTGCCCGGCGAGATCGACGACGACATGGCGATCCTGGTGCTGCGAGCCAGCCCCGCCGACCTCGACGTCGAGGAGCGGACCTTCCCCGCCCAGCCGATCATGGTGGGCGAGGCCAGGCGCATGGCCGGTGAGGCCTTCGCCGGATGGAACGTGCCCGACGAGCGCGCCGAGCTGGCCTGCCTGCTGGTCTCCGAGGTGGTCACGAACGTGGTCCTGCACGCCGCCACCGCGAGCATCCCGCGCAGGGAGCTGGTCGTGGAGGGGCCGCCGCTGCCGTTCGAGGAGTCGTGGGACGTGCCGGGCTTCGAGGAGGAGCTTGTCGGCGACAAGGAGTTCACGCTCAGGCTGCGCAGGGGCGAGGAGTCGGTCTGGGTCGAGGTGTTCGACCAGGACCTGCGCCTGCCGCGCATCCGCAGCGCCGGGGAGAACGACGAGGGCGGCCGCGGGCTCTACCTGGTCGACCAGCTCGCCAAGCGCTGGGGGTCCCGACCCACCAAGGAAGGCAAAGCGGTCTGGTTCGAGATTCCCACCCGTAGCAGGTAG